In Treponema denticola, one genomic interval encodes:
- a CDS encoding s-methyl-5-thioribose-1-phosphate isomerase, whose amino-acid sequence MIDIKKQPREDYNLGFILQYENVAWFDEECGEVRILDRRIYPEKKEFCICKTYAEVAKAIADMVTQSGGPFAAAAMGMALAAYQGKNLSKTAYLEFMKEAAYILSHARPTTSKAMQLITAESFSLLERLIQSGLSSNEIITSLKQNAVEQNNLRYKKNTAAGSFFADLVPDGSSILTQCFGETTVGGYLRRFKETGKNIKVFCAETRPYFQGARLTASLAYDMGFETTVITDNMIALLMSEKKIDFCVSASDVISLDGSIINKIGTLQIAIAASYFGIPYYAIGFPDKNYVSAKEVKIEYRNPEEALYAMGKRTAILPDEKSRKNRGSISGLYPAFDITPYELCTGIITDEGFFNPEAKL is encoded by the coding sequence ATGATTGATATTAAAAAACAGCCTAGAGAAGATTATAATTTAGGCTTTATTTTGCAATATGAAAATGTTGCTTGGTTTGATGAAGAATGCGGAGAAGTGCGTATTTTAGACAGGCGTATTTATCCCGAAAAAAAAGAATTTTGTATATGTAAAACATATGCGGAAGTTGCAAAGGCTATTGCCGATATGGTAACCCAAAGCGGAGGGCCTTTTGCAGCGGCTGCTATGGGTATGGCTCTTGCTGCTTATCAAGGAAAAAATCTTTCAAAAACGGCGTACCTTGAGTTTATGAAAGAGGCAGCATATATTCTATCCCATGCCCGTCCTACCACAAGCAAGGCGATGCAGCTTATTACAGCCGAATCATTTAGCCTTTTGGAAAGACTCATCCAAAGCGGATTGTCTTCAAATGAAATTATTACCTCCTTAAAACAAAATGCGGTGGAACAAAACAATCTCAGGTATAAAAAAAATACGGCAGCCGGCTCTTTTTTTGCCGATTTGGTTCCGGACGGCTCTTCAATTTTAACCCAATGTTTCGGAGAAACTACAGTCGGCGGATATTTACGCAGGTTTAAAGAAACCGGTAAAAATATAAAGGTTTTTTGTGCCGAAACCCGTCCATATTTTCAAGGAGCCCGATTGACCGCTTCTTTGGCCTATGACATGGGTTTTGAGACAACCGTTATTACCGACAATATGATAGCCCTTTTAATGAGCGAAAAAAAAATTGACTTTTGTGTTTCAGCTTCCGACGTTATAAGCCTTGACGGTTCTATCATAAACAAGATAGGAACCCTTCAAATTGCTATAGCTGCAAGTTACTTTGGTATTCCTTATTATGCAATAGGCTTTCCCGATAAAAACTATGTTTCGGCAAAAGAGGTAAAAATCGAATATAGAAATCCCGAAGAAGCTCTTTATGCTATGGGAAAAAGGACGGCTATTCTGCCTGATGAGAAAAGCAGAAAAAATCGAGGTTCAATCTCAGGGCTTTATCCTGCCTTTGATATAACGCCTTATGAGCTTTGTACAGGTATAATTACGGATGAAGGCTTTTTCAACCCGGAGGCTAAGCTATAG
- a CDS encoding glycoside-pentoside-hexuronide (GPH):cation symporter — protein MKQNRWTFGLGTIGRDMVYSLISMYLIFYMTDVIYVPTNVLWSITVIVLAARIFDACNDPIMGLIVDNTKTKYGKFKPWIAFGALTSGIFTILLFTDFGIKGGAYAVFFGIIYLLWGIAFTTNDISYWSMLPSLSVDQKEREKIGSIARICANVGLFFVVAGIVPITTAWGNKTGSLAKGYFFFAIMVTVIMWFGQIITLIGVKEPKITKPQKHTSLKELLSVIVKNDQLLLTAIAMTLFMIGYMTTTGFGLYFFKYAYGDESMYSVFAIILGLSQISALIIFPVLSKFFVRQKIYTASTIMVLAGYTIFFFAPTNTMFFIGISGVLIFVGQAFIQLMMLMFLADCVDYGHWKLGKRNDSISFSIQPFINKLSGAIGNGIVSAVVILSGIKEASSAAEVTKEGLLMMKTAMLVFPLFCIVGSYILYRLRYKIDEKTYANILTELEERGELVKKE, from the coding sequence ATGAAACAAAACAGATGGACTTTCGGCCTTGGAACTATAGGCCGAGATATGGTGTACTCTTTGATAAGCATGTACCTTATTTTTTACATGACCGATGTAATTTATGTTCCTACAAATGTATTGTGGAGTATTACGGTTATTGTTCTTGCAGCCCGCATTTTTGATGCCTGTAATGATCCGATTATGGGTCTGATAGTCGATAATACCAAAACCAAGTACGGAAAATTTAAGCCTTGGATAGCCTTCGGAGCCTTGACCTCAGGGATTTTTACGATCCTTCTTTTTACGGATTTTGGGATTAAGGGAGGTGCCTATGCTGTCTTCTTCGGCATTATCTATCTTTTATGGGGCATTGCTTTTACCACAAACGATATAAGCTATTGGTCAATGCTTCCTTCTTTAAGTGTGGATCAAAAGGAAAGAGAAAAAATAGGATCTATTGCCCGTATTTGCGCAAATGTGGGGCTTTTCTTTGTTGTTGCCGGCATAGTTCCCATTACAACCGCATGGGGTAATAAGACAGGAAGCCTTGCAAAGGGATATTTTTTCTTTGCAATTATGGTTACTGTAATTATGTGGTTCGGTCAAATTATAACCTTAATCGGCGTAAAAGAACCTAAAATAACAAAGCCTCAAAAACATACCTCCCTTAAAGAGCTTTTGAGCGTTATAGTAAAAAACGACCAACTCCTTTTAACTGCTATAGCCATGACTCTTTTTATGATAGGCTATATGACCACGACGGGCTTCGGACTTTACTTTTTTAAGTATGCCTACGGCGATGAAAGCATGTATTCAGTCTTTGCAATTATCCTAGGCCTTTCCCAAATTTCGGCCCTGATTATTTTTCCGGTTTTAAGTAAATTTTTTGTAAGACAAAAAATTTATACGGCTTCGACAATAATGGTTTTGGCCGGTTACACCATCTTCTTTTTTGCTCCTACAAATACTATGTTTTTTATCGGTATTTCGGGAGTTCTTATCTTTGTGGGACAGGCCTTTATTCAGCTTATGATGCTCATGTTCCTTGCCGACTGTGTTGACTATGGCCATTGGAAATTGGGCAAACGGAATGACAGCATTTCGTTTTCGATTCAGCCCTTTATCAATAAACTTTCAGGAGCTATCGGAAACGGCATCGTAAGTGCAGTCGTCATTCTTTCAGGAATTAAAGAAGCCTCATCCGCGGCCGAGGTTACAAAGGAAGGCCTTTTAATGATGAAGACAGCCATGCTCGTCTTTCCTCTTTTTTGTATAGTCGGCAGCTACATCCTCTACCGCCTCCGCTATAAAATCGACGAAAAAACCTATGCTAACATTTTAACTGAACTTGAAGAGCGGGGCGAGCTGGTTAAAAAGGAGTAA